From a single Ooceraea biroi isolate clonal line C1 chromosome 12, Obir_v5.4, whole genome shotgun sequence genomic region:
- the LOC105284307 gene encoding uncharacterized protein LOC105284307 has protein sequence MWHEFMNRPIKQQILEEAATLVAQWFQPEQHISYSHVTTELENIAQQVIERLEVVNPQHQIFSVSREQISSWKSNNIDKDEWNNSDAREILNILSEILFQKQKFQGIRTFGNTDFLQNYLCVNYVLKEKCGYIVLLAIVF, from the exons ATGTGGCATGAATTTATGAATCGTCCTATTAAGCAGCAGATATTGGAAGAGGCGGCAACTCTTGTTGCACAATGGTTCCAACCGGAGCAACATATCTCTTACTCGCATGTAACAACGGAGCTGGAGAATATTGCACAACAAGTGATAGAGCGTCTTGAAGTTGTGAATCCTCAGCATCAAATATTCTCGGTATCTCGTGAACAGATCTCGTCTTGGAAATCCAATAATATCGATAAAGATGAATGGAACAACAGTGATGCAAGagagattttaaatattctttccgagatattatttcagaaacaAAAGTTCCAAGGAATTAGAACTTTTGGGAATACAGATTTCCTTCAAAACTACTTATGTGTAAATTAC GTTTTAAAAGAAAAGTGTGGTTATATTGTTCTACTGGCAATCGTATTCTAG
- the LOC113563098 gene encoding uncharacterized protein LOC113563098, with amino-acid sequence MVNSDMWRPNYGMLVTFCKLLQTEYIIIHNPSRCIDFARDIVITRSRSGSYEEHFTPEPKKRTPEMRFAVGMVVKNVQVDLTGVIIGWLDTKTLANVSRFARRMLLHSPLRRLAT; translated from the exons ATGGTAAATTCTGATATGTGGAGACCAAATTATGGAATGCTTGTTACTTTTTGTAAGTTGCTACAG ActgaatacattattatacacaATCCAAGCAGATGCATCGATTTTGCACGAGATATAGTAATAACCAGGAGCAGATCTGgg TCATATGAAGAACATTTCACGCCCGAACCGAAAAAGAGGACACCAGAAATGAGATTCGCGGTTGGTATGGTCGTGAAAAATGTCCAGGTGGATCTGACAGGCGTGATAATCGGATGGCTGGACACAAAAACCTTGGCAAATGTATCCCGATTTGCCAGACGGATGTTATTACATAGTCCTTTGCGAAGACTTGCCACCTGA